GTCCACACCGAGCGCACCTATGTGCCGGAAAGCCAGTTCCGCAACTACGCGGCCTTCCTGCAGGGCGACTATGACCTGACCGAGGCGCTGAGCCTGCACGCCGGGGTACGCCACGAGCAGGCCGAGCTGAACGTCGACGACTTCTCGACCATCGATCGCAGCAACGTCACCCAGGACAACGTCAGCGTCGACGGCGGCAACCCCGACTTCGACGAGACGCTGTTCAATGCCGGCCTGGTCTACCAGGCCACCGACTGGGCCCAGCTCTATGCCAACTACTCGGAAGGCTTCGGCATGCCCGACGTCGGCCGGGTGCTGCGCGGCATCGAGACGCCAGGCCAGGACGTCGACACCCTGCTGACGCTGCAGCCCATCGTCACCGACAATCGCGAGATCGGCGCCCGCTTCGACTGGGAGCGCTACGGCCTCGAGCTGAGCTACTACGAGTCGAACGCCGACTTCGGCGAGCGCCTCACCGAGGAGAACGGCGTCTGGGTCGGCAACCGCGAGAAGACCGAGATCCAGGGCTTCGAGATCACCGGTGAGGCCCAGCTGAACGATGCCCATAACCTGAGGCTGTCCTACACGCATGCCGAGGGCGAGTCGGACACCGACGGCGACGGCAACGTGGACACCGAGCTGACCGGCATCAATATCGCCCCGGACACCCTCAAGCTGGCCTGGAGCGCGGCCTGGAACCAGACACTGTCCTCGCACCTCCAGTACCGCTACTACTTCGACCGCAGCGTCGACGATCCCGAGCTCGAGTTCGAGGGCTACGGCCTGGTCGACGCCTCCCTGACCTACCGCCTGCCGGTGGGCCACGCCAGCCTGGGCATCGAGAACCTCACCGACGAGGACTACTTCACCTACTACTCCCAGGCGGCTCGGGTCAGCGACGACTACTACTTCAAGGGCCGCGGCCGCACCCTCACCCTGGGCTACCAGCTCGACTTCTAGGGTGAGGCCGGAGTGAAGAGTTGCACACGGACCCGACGCCGGTGGCTGAGGGTACTGCTGGTGGCCCTCATGCCGTGGGGGCCCATCGCCTTCGCCGACGACGATACCCAAGGCAGGCGCAGCGTCGCCAATGCGTTCGGCGACACGCCCATCCCCGCCACCCCGCAGCGCGTCGCCACCCTCTACCAGGGCGCGACGGACAGCGCGGTGGCGCTGGGCATCACGCCGGTCGGCGTCGTCGACTCCTGGCTGGAAAGGCCCATGTATCGCTACCTGCGTGACGCCCTGGCCGGCGTGGAGCACGTCGGCCTGGAGACCCAGCCCAACCTGGAGAAGGTGGCCTGGCTGGACCCCGACCTGATCGTGGCCACGCGCTTTCGCCACGAGCGGGTCCGGCCACTGCTGGAGAAGATCGCGCCGACGGTCGCCACCGGCAGCGTCTTCGACTTCAAGGCCACCCTGGCGCTGCTGGCCGAGGCCACGGGGCGGGAGGCCCGCGCCCGCGAGTGGTTGCGGGACTGGGACGAGCGCGTGGCGGACTTTCGCCGGCGAATCGCCGACACGCTGGGCGACGACTGGCCGCAGAAGGCCGCCGTGGTCCGCTTCAAGAGCGACCATGTGCGCATCTACTCCACGGGATTCGCCGGCTCCATCCTGGATGAGCTGGGGTTCGAGCAGCCGGAGTCCGTGCACGACCAAGGCTGGGGCATGAAGCTGACCAGCGAGGAAAACATCCCGGTCATGAATGCCGACGTGATCTTCGTGCTGCTGGAGCCGGACGATCCCGCCATCGCCCAGAACTACCGGCACTGGACCGCCCATCCCCTCTGGCAGCGACTGGACGCCGTGCAGCACGCACGCGTCTTCGAGGTGGATGCGGTGAACTGGATCATGGGCGGCGGCATCCTGGCCGCCAATGCCATGCTGGATGACCTCTACCGCCATTACGGGCTGGATACCCCCCGCGGGCCCGCGACGCCTGCGCCGGATACCCCGTCGGGAGTGGCGCCCAGCGCCGCCTGCGCCGCTGATACCGCCGCGATGTCCCCCAGAGACGAGGAGCCCGCCGCATGCTGAGTGGCCGCCTTTCCCGGGTCGCGGGGCTGCTGCTGGGCATGGCGCTGGTCGCGGCGGCCTTCGCGGCGAGCGTCATGCTGGGCACCACGGAGATCGCCCCGCCGACCTTCGCCCAGGCACTGGTGCACTACGACCCCGTCCGGGTCGCGCATATCATCATTCGCACGGAGCGCCTGCCGCGCGCGGTCATCGCCGCCCTGGTCGGCGCGAGCCTGGCCATCGCCGGGGCCCTGATGCAGACCATGACCCGCAATCCCCTCGCCTCGCCGGGCATCCTGGGGATCAACGCCGGGGCCATGTTCTTCGTGGTGATCGCCGTCTCGCTGCTGCCCCTCCATACGCCGGCCGACTATGTCTGGGCGGCGCTGCTGGGGGCCCTGGTCGCGGCCGGCCTGGTGGCGATGCTGAGCCGCGGTCGCCAGGGGGAGCTGTCGCCGCTGCGGGTCGTGCTGGCGGGGGTGGCCATCACCGCCATGTTCGTCTCGTTCAGCCAGGGCCTGCTGATCATCGACCGCCAGAGCTTCGAGAGCGTGCTGTACTGGCTGGCCGGTTCCGTCTCCGGACGCGAGCTGTCGCTGGTGGTGCCGCTGCTGCCGCTCTTCGGCGGCGCCCTGCTGCTGTGCGCCCTGCTCGTCAGGCACGCCAATGCCCTGATGCTGGGCGATGACATGGTCAAGGGCCTCGGCATGCGCGCCGGCACCATCAAGCTGCTGCTCGGCCTGGTGGTGATCCTGCTCGCCGGCAGTTCGGTCGCGCTCGCCGGCATGATCGGCTTCGTCGGTCTCATCGTCCCGCACATGGCGCGGGGGCTCTTCGGCGTCGACCACCGCTGGCTGCTGCCGGCCTGTGCCCTGCTGGGCGCGAGCCTGTTGCTGCTGGCCGATGTGGCCTCGCGCTTCCTGATGCCCCCTCAGGATGTCCCGGTGGGGGTGATGACCGCCCTGATCGGCACGCCCTTCTTCATCTATCTGGCGCGCAGGAAGCCGGCCTGACCATGACGCACTCCCCTTCCCTGAAATACGTGGGCGACGGCACCCTCGCTGCCCACCGGACTCGCGATCTCGGCATCATGGCCCTGCTCGGGCTGTTGCTGGTGGCCAGCATGGGCCTGTCGCTCGCCCTCGGCAGTTTCCCCACCCCGTTCGGCAAGGTGTTGCACGCGCTGGCCGCGCCCGAGGACAGCGACATCGCCTTCATCGTCCGGGAGCTGCGCCTGCCGCGCATCGTGCTGGCCGTGCTGGTGGGGGCGGCCCTGGCCGTGGCCGGCGCCATCCTGCAGGGCATCGTGCGCAACCCCCTGGCCTCGCCGGACGTGATCGGCATCACCAGCGGCGCCGCCATGGCCGCCGTGGCCTTCCTGGCGATTTTCGGCACCGGCCTGAGCATCCATTGGCTGCCGGCCGCCGCGCTGCTCGGCGCCCTGCTGTCTGCCCTGCTGGTGTTCTTGCTGGCCTGGAAGCGCGGCATCACGCCCTCGCGCCTGGTGCTGGTCGGCATCGGGCTCTCCGCGGCGATGGGCGCCGTGACCACCCTGCTGATCGTGATCAGCGACGATGCCGCCGCCATGGCCGCCTATGTGTGGCTGACCGGCAGCCTCTACGCCGCCCAGTGGCAGGACGTGCTCGGCATGCTGCCCTGGCTGCTGGTCGCCGTCCCCCTGTGCCTGACCCGGGCACGGCACATGGATGCCATGGCGCTGGGGGATCATGTGGCCCAGGGGCTGGGCGTGAACGTCTTGCGCAGCCGGCTGGTGCTGATGGCCTGCAGCGTGGCACTGGCGGGCGCGGCCGTGGCCTTCGCCGGGGGGCTCAGCTTCGTGGGCCTGATCGCGCCCCATATCGCCGCCCGCCTGGTGGGGCGGGGCCTCGCCCGGCTGGTGCCCGCCGCCGCCCTGATCGGCGCCCTGATCGTGCTCTACGCCGACCTGCTCGGCCGGGTGGCGTTCCTGCCCGAGGACCTGCCCGCCGGCATCTTCGTCTCGGGCGTGGGCGCGCCCTTCTTCGTCTATCTGCTGCATCGGACCCGCGTTGTCACTCGGGGCTGATCCGTCGACAGATCTACGAGGGGGCGCTGTGGACCCGTCCCTAGGCGCTACTTTTTCCCTGCGGCGCTCTCGCGTCCTGCTTCACTTGCAGGACCCGGGTTGGCCTTCCATGGCCAACCCGTTCGGCGGAGTCCGCCTCACCCATGGCAAAAGACCCCCTCTTCGATCTGTCCCCGGCGCCCCTCGTCATGCCCAACGGCGATAGCCCTGTGGGGATTCCGGCAGACATTGCAAATGAGAATGTTTTGCCTTACCGTGCTCCGACTCAGGAACCACACCGGCGAGCCCCTCCCATGCCCTCGATCCCTGCCACGCCGCCTCGACTGACGGGCGAAGCCCTGCGCGCCGGGTACGAGTCCCGACGCGTCCTGGACGGCGTCGATCTGGCGGTGGCCGAGGGCAAGCTGACGGTGCTGCTCGGCCCCAACGGGAGCGGGAAGTCGACACTGCTGAAGACGCTGGCGCGAACCCTGACGCCCAGTGCCGGGCGAGTCTGTCTCGATGGCCAGGATATCCACCGCCGCAATACGCGAGAGGTGGCCCGCCGCCTGGGCATCCTGCCGCAGGGCCCTTCCGCCCCGGAGGGACTGACGGTCAGGCAGCTGGTCGGCATGGGACGCTTTCCCCACCAGCGGTTGTGGCGACAGGATGCCGCGCAGGATGCCCGCGCCATCCGCGAGGCGATGGCCTATGCCGATGTCACCGACCTCGCCGACCGCGGTGTCGACGCGCTCTCCGGCGGCCAGCGGCAGCGCTGCTGGATCGCCATGGTGCTGGCCCAGGAGACGGATCTGATCCTGCTCGATGAGCCCACCACCTTCCTCGATCTCAAGGTGCAGGTGGACCTGCTGGACCTGCTGTCTCGCCTGGCCCACGAGCACGGCCGCACCCTGCTGCTGGTGCTGCATGACCTGAACCTGGCGGCGGCCTACGCGGATCGCCTGGTCATGATGCGCGACGGGCGCATCGTCACCAGTGGCACGCCGGAGGCGGTGTTCACCGCCGACAACCTGAAGCGGGTCTTCGACCTCGACGCCCACGTCATCCGCGACCCCCACAGCCAGGCCCTGGTGTGCGTGCCCAGCCTGTCGCGAGGCGCCTCTGCCACGGACCCTGCACACGACGCCCGGGTGGCGATATGAACCAACGCTTCTGCGCCGTCGAGAGCACCGCCGTCGGCGACCCGCTGGCAGGCACCGCCACCCATGCCGAACGCAACCTGCTGCTCGCCTGGCCGCGGGCCAAGTGGCGCCGCAACCTGCGCCACGCCAGCGACATGCCCGAGGCCGTCTCCGAACGGCTCGATGCACTGGCCGCCGCCGGTCGCCGGGTCAACCTGATCCACCGTCGAGACCGGCCCAGCCACCGCCACCGCCTCTACCTGATGCCCGAGAACCGCGGCTTCGAGGTCGAGCGCGAGGCGTTGCCCGACTTCCTGACGGCCTTCGAACGCGGCGACTCGCTCGCCCGCTGGGCAGCCGAGCCGCCCGCGGGCGCGCTGCTGCTGTGTTGCACCCACGGCAAGAAGGACAAGTGCTGCGCCAAGTTCGGCTTCGCCGCCTACAAGGCCCTGGCCGCGGCGGTGGTGGATCGCGACCTGCCCTTCGAGGTGTGGGAGAGCAGCCACCTCGGCGGCTGCCGGTTGGCGGCCAGCGCCATGCTGTTCCCGGCCCTGCGCAAGTATGGTCGCATCGGCGCCGAGGACGTGGGGCCTCTGCTCGAGGCCGAGGCCCGCGGCCGACCCTACCTGCCCTGCTACCGGGGTGACGCCCGGCTCACGCCGGTGGCGCAGTGCGCCCAGTTGGCCGCCCTGGAGTGGCTCGAGGCGCGGGGGCATTCGGCCACCCCGCACCTGGCGGACGACGCCGGCGATACCGACTCCCGGCGCCTGGTGTTCGGCTGGCGGGACGGCGCCCGGGGAGGCCGGCTCGCCGTGACCTGCCGCTCCGACACGGTGGTGCGCCTCGATACCTGCGCCGACCTGGAGGGCGATGGCGCCACGCCGAGCGAAGTGTGGCGCGCCACGGGGGTCGAGCCCCTGCCGACATAGGCGGCATATCGGTCCGCCCAACACGCCCGCGAAACGGGCGTGTCCGGCCTGCCTCTGCCGATGGCCATCGTAGGGCGGGTAAGCGAGCCTGCAAGCGCACCCGCGATGGCCGCGTGCCGGCACCGAGAGATCACGGCTGGCGCTTATCTACGAACTAACGGCCTCCCGCGCGCTCTCCCCGACGCCCCGGCTCGAGGATCTCCCGAGCCAGCTCGCGACCGGCCTGGGTCAGGCTCAGGGCCTCGCCGGCGCGCACGATCAGGCGCCGCTCGCAGCTGCGCTCCACCACCCGGCGGGCCCTGGCGTCGTCCCACAGCAGGTGTTCGCGCAGCGCCCGGGTGACGTTCTCCTCGTGCTGCTCCGGGCTGCCCTCGTGATTGTAGAGGTGCACGGCCAGGGTGCGGATCTCGTTGAGCCGACGCTGGCCGCGGCGTTGCAGCCACTGGGCGACGAGGCCATAGCGGGGACCGGCGAGGAAGGCCAGCATCAGCAGGACACCGGTCATCACCGCCATCATGCCGCCGATGGAGACGTTCCAGGCCACCGCCAGATAGTAGCCGGCGACGCTGGCGGCGATGGACACCAGGGTGCCGTAGAGGAACATCAGCCACAGCCGGTCGGTGAGCAGGTAGGCGGTGGCGGGCGGGACGATGACGAAGGCCACGAAGAGCACCGCCCCCACGGCGTCGAAGGCCGCCACCGCCGTGCCGCTGGTCAGCAGCAGCAGGCCGTAGAAGAGCACCCCGGGCGCCAGCCCCAGGGCCCGGGCCAGGGTCTCGTCGAAGGTGGCGAGCTTGAGCTCCTTGTAGAAGAGCCCGACGAAGGCGGCGTTGAGCAGCGTCATCGCGCCCATGGACAGCAGCGCCCGGGGCACCCGGACATCGCCGAGGGTGACGGTATCCAGCCAGACGAAGCCGATCTCGCCGAGCAGCACCGTGTGGGTGTCGATGTGCACGTCCCGGGCGTAGAGGTTGAGCAGCAGCACGCCGATGGAGAACAGCACCGGGAACACCAGGCCGATGGCGGCGTCCTGCTTGACCCGGCGGGTCCGCACCAGCAGCTCGGTGAGCACCACGGTGAGCAGCCCCGTGAGGGCGGCGCCGAGGATCTGCAGCGGGCCGCTCTGCTGGTGGGTGAGCAGCCAGACGATGACGATGCCGAAGACGATGGCGTGACCGATGGCATCGGAGAGCATGCTGTTGCCGCGCAGCACCAGGAAGGTGCCCACCAGGGAGGAGGCGATCCCCACCAGGGCGCCCACCAGCATGATCATCAGCGGCACGTTGTCGAACAGCGCGGCCAGCATCAGCTGCCCTCCCCGCTCAGCGAGGCCAGGATGCGCTCGGCCTCGGCGATGCCGGCCGGCGTCAGCACCCAGCGACGCTCGGGGCCGGGCTCGCCGGGGCGCGCCTCGCCCCATTCCACCAGGCCGCGGCGCTCGAGCTTGCGCAGCGCGGCCCGGGTGCCCAGGCCATGGTAGGTGTCGAGCATGCCCTGCTCGGAACGATAGACGGGATCCTCGTGGTGGGCGGCGAGCCGGTAGAGGGTGGTCAGCACCTGCTGGTCGCGCAGCCGGCGCCGCCCCCGCCACAGCCGCAACGCCTCCCAGATCAGGCCGCGC
The Halomonas sp. M4R1S46 DNA segment above includes these coding regions:
- a CDS encoding ABC transporter substrate-binding protein gives rise to the protein MPWGPIAFADDDTQGRRSVANAFGDTPIPATPQRVATLYQGATDSAVALGITPVGVVDSWLERPMYRYLRDALAGVEHVGLETQPNLEKVAWLDPDLIVATRFRHERVRPLLEKIAPTVATGSVFDFKATLALLAEATGREARAREWLRDWDERVADFRRRIADTLGDDWPQKAAVVRFKSDHVRIYSTGFAGSILDELGFEQPESVHDQGWGMKLTSEENIPVMNADVIFVLLEPDDPAIAQNYRHWTAHPLWQRLDAVQHARVFEVDAVNWIMGGGILAANAMLDDLYRHYGLDTPRGPATPAPDTPSGVAPSAACAADTAAMSPRDEEPAAC
- a CDS encoding FecCD family ABC transporter permease, producing the protein MLSGRLSRVAGLLLGMALVAAAFAASVMLGTTEIAPPTFAQALVHYDPVRVAHIIIRTERLPRAVIAALVGASLAIAGALMQTMTRNPLASPGILGINAGAMFFVVIAVSLLPLHTPADYVWAALLGALVAAGLVAMLSRGRQGELSPLRVVLAGVAITAMFVSFSQGLLIIDRQSFESVLYWLAGSVSGRELSLVVPLLPLFGGALLLCALLVRHANALMLGDDMVKGLGMRAGTIKLLLGLVVILLAGSSVALAGMIGFVGLIVPHMARGLFGVDHRWLLPACALLGASLLLLADVASRFLMPPQDVPVGVMTALIGTPFFIYLARRKPA
- a CDS encoding FecCD family ABC transporter permease, which produces MTHSPSLKYVGDGTLAAHRTRDLGIMALLGLLLVASMGLSLALGSFPTPFGKVLHALAAPEDSDIAFIVRELRLPRIVLAVLVGAALAVAGAILQGIVRNPLASPDVIGITSGAAMAAVAFLAIFGTGLSIHWLPAAALLGALLSALLVFLLAWKRGITPSRLVLVGIGLSAAMGAVTTLLIVISDDAAAMAAYVWLTGSLYAAQWQDVLGMLPWLLVAVPLCLTRARHMDAMALGDHVAQGLGVNVLRSRLVLMACSVALAGAAVAFAGGLSFVGLIAPHIAARLVGRGLARLVPAAALIGALIVLYADLLGRVAFLPEDLPAGIFVSGVGAPFFVYLLHRTRVVTRG
- a CDS encoding ABC transporter ATP-binding protein, which codes for MPSIPATPPRLTGEALRAGYESRRVLDGVDLAVAEGKLTVLLGPNGSGKSTLLKTLARTLTPSAGRVCLDGQDIHRRNTREVARRLGILPQGPSAPEGLTVRQLVGMGRFPHQRLWRQDAAQDARAIREAMAYADVTDLADRGVDALSGGQRQRCWIAMVLAQETDLILLDEPTTFLDLKVQVDLLDLLSRLAHEHGRTLLLVLHDLNLAAAYADRLVMMRDGRIVTSGTPEAVFTADNLKRVFDLDAHVIRDPHSQALVCVPSLSRGASATDPAHDARVAI
- a CDS encoding sucrase ferredoxin translates to MNQRFCAVESTAVGDPLAGTATHAERNLLLAWPRAKWRRNLRHASDMPEAVSERLDALAAAGRRVNLIHRRDRPSHRHRLYLMPENRGFEVEREALPDFLTAFERGDSLARWAAEPPAGALLLCCTHGKKDKCCAKFGFAAYKALAAAVVDRDLPFEVWESSHLGGCRLAASAMLFPALRKYGRIGAEDVGPLLEAEARGRPYLPCYRGDARLTPVAQCAQLAALEWLEARGHSATPHLADDAGDTDSRRLVFGWRDGARGGRLAVTCRSDTVVRLDTCADLEGDGATPSEVWRATGVEPLPT
- a CDS encoding metal ABC transporter permease, with amino-acid sequence MLAALFDNVPLMIMLVGALVGIASSLVGTFLVLRGNSMLSDAIGHAIVFGIVIVWLLTHQQSGPLQILGAALTGLLTVVLTELLVRTRRVKQDAAIGLVFPVLFSIGVLLLNLYARDVHIDTHTVLLGEIGFVWLDTVTLGDVRVPRALLSMGAMTLLNAAFVGLFYKELKLATFDETLARALGLAPGVLFYGLLLLTSGTAVAAFDAVGAVLFVAFVIVPPATAYLLTDRLWLMFLYGTLVSIAASVAGYYLAVAWNVSIGGMMAVMTGVLLMLAFLAGPRYGLVAQWLQRRGQRRLNEIRTLAVHLYNHEGSPEQHEENVTRALREHLLWDDARARRVVERSCERRLIVRAGEALSLTQAGRELAREILEPGRRGERAGGR